The Lactobacillus acidophilus DNA segment TTGGGTTGCTCAATTAGAAAATGTAATGCTTCAGCGTCTCTAACATGTGATACTTGATGCTTTTCACCTTCACGTTGAATAATTCGTGCATTAATAGTTAAAATATCTACTTCACTTAAATAATTGACCACAATCTATTTATCCTTTAAATACTCAAGCATATCCCAATAATCAGAAATTAATCCATCAATCTCATGCATATCTTCTTGCTTGACTTGATGCGCCTTTTTAATTTTAACTTCTACAATATCACCTGCTTTTATATTTTGTTTTTGTACTTCTTTAACAGGAATATTTATAGCAAGTGAAGAACCATTCTTTACTACTTTTTTATATAATACATCATCCATTTAAATCACCTCATTTTATTTTGATATATTATTATAAGTATAATACGTATAATAATTATATTCAGCTGAAATGCAATAAAATTTATTTTAATACTATTTATATGTTATCTAAGCACAAAAAAAGATCTAGTCTCTCGACTAGATCTAACGTATTTATTAATGCTGACTAGAAGCGCAGAGGTTTTAGCCAACATCCTTGATATATCAATATTTTTTAATAAGCACAATACTTGCAAAGTGCAAATAAAGTGCATTTTTAACTAACAATTCCAAAGTTGAGAATTTTCTTTATAAGATTCACGATTTTCCTTTACATAAGTTGAAAGAAAAACTTGAATAGTATTTCCCATTCTTTGGCAAGCATACATATTAGATATGCGATTATCATTGCCTAGTAAACTGCTTAAATAAACTCTCAAAGAATACAAAGCTAAAATTGAATCTTTCTGTTTTTCAATCCCTGCATTCTTACAAACAGCTTTTAATTTTTCATTTAAGCTCTTTTGTGTTACCGGTAATTGGTTATTTGAACTAATTGATTTATAATTATGTAAGTTCAGAAAGATGTATCCCGATGTATTTTTTAAACCATATTCATCGAGGTACCTTTTTTGTTTCATCTGAAAATCTTTAATTAAATCAATTACTTCAATATTCTTAATTGGCAAACAATATCTATAAGCGCCTTTGGGTCTGTCTTTCAAAGAACCATTAGGCTTTTTTCTTTTTCAGACCAGCTATCGTCGATTTTAAAAGTATAAGAACCCTCATACTCTACTAATTGGTCAAACTTTAATACTTGTAATTCTTCTGGACGTAATCCTAGATAAGTATCCACAATTAAAGCTAACCTAGACACAGAATTAGCAACCGTAGCTCCTTTATACTCTTTAAGTAATTCTTCTCTTAAAGCACTAATTTCATCTTTAGAAAATAAGTGCCACTTCCTACCAGTACTAAAATCAGACTGCTTAAAGAATAATTTTAGATAACCTCTAGGAATTGGATTAACGCTTAAAACTGCCTTATCCAAAAGAAAAGTAAAGAATGTTCTAAAGTGTGCCAAAGTTACATCTATTACAGTACTCTTCTTAACGCTTGCTTTAGGATGGTTCTTAAGATACCAATGTCCAAAATCGTTAAAGAAATGTTGATCAACATCTCTTAGCTGAATATCTATTTTCTTTTCTTGCTCAAGATATTCATTTAACAAAGTTAATGAATATTTCCAGCTTCGATTAGTTGTCGCAGTAATAGACTGTGCCTTTTTCTCAACAAATTTGGTGTACTCAATTAGAAGTTTAGATTCATCAGTAATACTTGGTAAACCATTCTTATAGCTCGCATATTTCACTTTCAAATCAATTTCAAGCTTCTGTGCTTCAAGCTTACTGTCAGCTCTTCTTGTTACACTTTTACGCTTGCCATTAATCATAGGTTGGATTCTAACTAACCAAAGACCTTTGTATTTACCCTTTAAAATTTTCTTGATCATATTAAACCTCTCTTATAAAAAAGAGAGCGGAATAATGATCCCTTTCATTATCCGCCCTCTTGATTACTTTGTCCAAACCTTTTCTTGATGATAACCTGCGTTTTTTAACCAATCAACGACTTGATCAATCAAGTAAAAAGGTCTACCGCCTGGTAGTTGATGATAGGGCATACCTGCTTTTCGAAATTTATACAATAGCGTTGTACTAATTCCTAAAGCTTCACATAATTCTTTACCAGTTAGATATTTAATCATTATTGTTCTCCTTAAATTGTTTTATAAGCAATTTTGGGATAGAATCAAATTAGTCGAGATTCTAGTCATTGCTTTTATCGCTATCAGCATGACTAGTATTTTTTTGTGATTTTATCTTCCAAATTGCTTCTGCTATTTCTTCATCTTTAATTAGTTCGTTTTTTAGATCACTATACGTGTCCTCGGTTAATTTTAAAGAAACAATTCTTCTTTTTAATTGCTAAAACGAATCTACTACTTGATTTGAAATGTTACATTCAAAATAAAAACTAAGTGGATCATATGGTGTAGTGATATAAATTGAACGAGCATTGAGATAACGATCATGGTATCGTGCAGGCGCCATTTTATCAATTTCCCAAGGGTCTAAAAGGGTAAGTAATTGACCATAGTCGTAATCGTTGGGTCTAAGGTCATTAATTACTATAAATTCCTGACCTTTGTACTCTTGAAAGTGATCACGTTGAGACCCAAGAATAATAAAATTGTTGGGATGTAATTCTTCTAAAACTTCACGAACAAGTTTTGTTTTTCCAATTCCAGAAGATCCCCAAATCCAATAAGTGGTACACTTTTGTCCTTTAAAGTCTTTTAAAAATCGTTGATGTTTTTTATAAGCTAAAATGTCTTCAATATGATCCAACAACGTTTTATGTTTTGCCATCTCAAGGACACCAATTTTTTCTTGAAGTTCTTCTTTGGTTAATTGTTCATTTGAATAATCATCAATAAAATTCTCTATGTCATGTCTTGACGGTTTATTAACTTTTTCCCTAATTTGTTTAATCCTTGTTACAAAGTCAAAAGATGCAACTACTTCACTAGGATCATAATGATGTTTATTTTTGGCATTAGTTGTCTCATGAATTAAGTAACTATATCCATTATTAATGGTATTGTGCCAAACTTCGACATATTGTTGTTGATCATTAAATAATTTAGCAATACGGGAAATTGTTTTTGCATCTTTAAATTTTAAAATCACATGAAAATGTGGTCTAATTGGTTCGCCTTTTTCGTTAACATCTTTGTCATGAAGAATATACGCCCATTGTTCGGCATTCGACTTTTCAAGTAGCTCTTTTAAGTCTTCCTGTTTGAATGGGAGGTGTTCAATGTCTTGGGTATACATGAATTGTCTGGCTCTTACAGCCTTTTTCATCTTTACCACTCTCCTTTTTTGCACAATTTACACAATCTTGTGTAGGGACTGAATAACAAGCTCTCAGCCCAGAGCAATAGTGATTATGGATACTTTACACAACACATTTTACATAAAAGTGCGAGTGCCTTCGCTTACGCGTTATCCCTTGTCAGGGCACGCGTGCTACGGCACTCGCGTTCCTTTTATTTGGTTCCTTCGCTGATTAGATAATACCCTTGTCGTTCAAAACCTGTGAAAGAATAGTCAGGATTCTGACTAACAATTGATTCACGTAGTTTGTTTAGGTTGTCATCCAACAATTTAGCTGCAGCAATGTTGATTGGTAATCTAATACAAATGTATAATTTATTATCTCTATATTCGCCATAGCTTTGGTAAAGATAAGAATTATATGTTTGTGTGATCGCATTAATTTTTCTTTTGCCTGTAAATTCATTAATTTCTGCTGGAATTACCAACATATGCTGAATATCAAATGTTAGCAAAAGTGATTTAATATAGTTAATTAAACTTTTGTGAACAATTTGAATTGCTAAAATGAGTAAACAGATTCCAGCAATAATAGTATTTACGATTAATGATTGCGCAATTTTTACTTTCCAAAAGTAAAATAGCGCCCAATTAATGGAAGTCAAAATCAATGTGCCCAAAAACATCATAAAAGGTAAATATAACTTAATGGGACTGGGTTGATATTTATGATTTTCAATCATAAAATTCCTCCTTTGATATTGTACGTAGGTGTTAATAGAGGTAACACCTGAAATGGATGAGTATTGTCGGTTATTTGAAAAAGACCTGTACCTTTTCCCGTTGGTATTAATATCCCATCAGGATCAATATCAAAAAGAAATTGTGTTGTTTTCTTATTGATATTGCCCAACTGCAAGCATACATTTGCCTGCTCACGAACGGCGATGGGAATAGCATCATTGCTAAAACGCTGGCTAATCAAAAGCAGGTGCACCTTCGTTGCTCTACCAAGAAGAGATATCTGTGAGAGTAATGAGAAAAAAGTATCTTTTATTTTTTTTGGCAATCCATCAGTTAAAGCCAGCACTTCATCAATACAAACTGTTAAATGCTTGAAGTGATGATGTGGATCGATGTAAAGGATTCTTTGACGCACATATATCTCTTTAACGACATTAGCCAATAGTTCATTACATTGGTTAACAAAATCGCTATTTGACATTTCTTCGGTTGGAAAGATTGTTCTATCTTCTAAACCATAGACATGCGCCCAACGCGCTGGCACATCACATTTTGGATCGATTATATACAGGTCAGAAATATCTTTTAAATAAAGAACTGTAAGTAAATATGTCAGCGTGTAGAACTTACCTGAGCCAGAATTTCCAGCAATCAAAATTGAAGTTACTTTGTCATAGTCGATAGATACACCTTGCATTATTTCAATGTCTTTATTAGGATTGGAAGCAAGGTATGCATTCATATCTGTAATTGTGAGTCTTCTACTAATGCCAGTCCACGGATAGTAGAAGGCTCTTTGGTTTCCAAAGTCTTCTTCATTGGTTGCTACAAGATACATAGTTGACTGCTTTAGCAACGATTTAAGCGGATATAATGCGGAATTGGCAATCTTATAAATCCGCTGATAAAGATCATTATCAATGATGTAACTTGCAGGTAAATGAGGAATGAAAAGAAAGCCATTCTTCAACACCTTGACTTTAAAGCTGTTCGTATAACTTGTTTCACCTGAAAGATCAAGTGACATGTTAAGACATTGAGTGATATAACGAGCAGTTTCATTACTTGACATTATTTCATCACCTCAAACCCATTGGCTTTGAAATATACGTTGTTTCCAACCTCACAAGCCTCAAGATTTTGAAATTTAATTTTGGTAAACATAGATGGTAGGCTAACCTTATTAGTGAATTTAACCTTAAACGGCTCTGTTCCTTCAGCAATAAACCAGCATTGATAGCCCGTTACCTCATCTGTAGGTCTTCCATTGACCCATTTAACTTGAGTATCTAAATTAATAGATAATGAGTAAGTTGAGACGTCACTTGGAATGTACATTTTGGCTAGTGTTTCTGAGTAGCCACTTGTTCGTTTGATTTTCATTTTTTGAAAATCCTCCTTAATTAAAATTTATTTTGAAGATTTCTTTAATCTTCACTGTTTACTATAAAGTGTATGATGATAAAATACACGTACAGCTTTATGTTCATAACTTTTGACGGTGAAAGAAGATATTATTATGCCCAAACCTAAATATCCTATTCCTAATAACAATTTTCCTAGATTTATTAATGAATATTTAAGTGGTCATTCAGACTCACAAAATGACTTTGCGCGCAAAATAAATAAGCTAGTTCCAAAGAAACTAGCTATACCAATAGATAAGTCTGAAATGAAAAACGGAAATTCCAATATTTTTAGTTGGAAAAAAGGAAATAGACCCAAAGAACCCGTTATTAGAGAGGCTTTATGTAAGATTTGTGCAATTGATTATATTGAAACTCTTTTTCTTATTCCAGCTAATGCTACTGAATATTTAATGAAGGTCTATAACTATATAAAGACTTTCATTAAAGACTTTGATATTGGCGAAACGGAAATTTCGTTAAATATGTACAATATAGGTTTTATAATATCTAGTAATACTCGTGCAAAAAAATATTTGAATTTGAATTATTTAATAATTCGTGCCGAAGAGGATAGAAAAGACATCTTTAATAATGTTGCCTTAAAAAAGTTCTGTGATGATGGATTTAATGAAAATGACTATAGTATATTGTTTGAACCGCAACCACCATTTACTTTTTTTGAGTTCTCTGATTCTAATCTTCATATGATAAACGAAAAAAATAACTCGTATTTATATCCACCAAGTTGTATGTTTTCTAAACTGAGTGAAAGCTTTAATAATTTACAGCCAGATTTAGAATTTATGCTTAGCGATGATGATTGGAACACAGATAACTATAATTATAATTACTTTAGAATGTGTCTTTTTAATGATACGTCAGATGAAAATATATTATGTTTTAATACAGCAATCAATTTGCTAATTGAGTGGATAGAAAAACTGGATAAATTTTATTTAAATGAGTTAGCTAAAATGGGAATAGATGAAGATAATACTTTTTACAAAAGATCAGCTGAAACTATGCTTGAGAATAATGATTTATTCGGTAAAAGAAAATAATTAATAATCTTAAATATGAAAATACAAAAGACTATTTAATTCAGAGTATTAAAAATAATATTTTTATTGACACCGATTGGGCAGCTACATTACCTATTTTTTTAAGCATTAGGTAAATAAAAAATTTAAAAATACAAGATATTGATTATTTGCTCATTATCACCCTGATCATATGAATTTATGATCAAAGTATTCAATTAGTGACCGTTAAAATATTACTAATGTCAGTAGACGGAAATTATTTATTTTTTAAATAAAATAAAACCAAGTTGAAAATCAACTTGGTTTTTTGGCTTAATTATTAAGATTTTCTAGAGCTACTTATGAATTAATAGCTAAACTTACCAGCATACTGGTAAATGCTACATACAATGTAGTTCTATTACTAACCTCTTTAGTAAAGTTTATTAATATAAAATACGTTCTATCTCGATTTTTCGAACAAAACAACCCATTTTGTAAAAATATTAATTACAATCTTATTTATTAAGTTGAGCAAATAATTCTTTCAAATCATCATCCTTAATAAAGTAGTACGCCATTTTCCCTCTTTTTTCACGACCTAAAATATTCTCGTCGTAAAGCTTTCTTAAATGGTGTGAAGCAGTAGCAATACTACAATCCAAAATATATGCAATATCACAAACACAGAGTGATTCTTGTGCAATCAATGAAAAAACGATTTTTAATTTCTTTTCATCAGAAATCTTAGACAATGCATAGAAGTATTTCTTTATATTGGGTTTGTCCAAAAAGTCTGAAACTTTTATCACTTTATCTGTTTCTACTAATGTTTGATCACAAGTAATATCAGCTTTATCTAAAACGTCCATAAGATTACCTCACTCATTATTTAAATAAATTAATTATAAATTGAATTGATCCATTTTCAATTAAAACAGAACCGCCAATAAAAATATAGACGAATCCTATGAACCAACGACTATATTTTTCAAGAACCTCACCTATAGTAGGAACATTAGCCAATTTTTGAGCAACAAAAACTAACAAAAAAATCATTATCAAAAATACAATCAAGGTTATTACCAAATTCAATGGTGTCAAACTAATGAAGTAAGGTACAAATAGTCCAATATTATCAGCCCCACAACTTACGATAGTAATGAACATAAGAGTTTTTATTAAATTCATTTTATTATTATTATTATTCAGTTCCTTATTGGCCATCTTTTCACCATCGGAGTCACCAAAAATTAAAGCCTTTAATCCTAAAAATATAGGGATTATTCCAAGTAGTCCTAATAACCGTTTATCAGGAACATAATGCAATATAAAAGCAAAGAATAAACTAACTAGTATTAGAACATCAGATCCAAGGAATTGTCCTATATAAATGTCTCTAATACCTTTTTTGTCTTTAATTTTGGCAAAGAAGAGCATCAAAATTATTAATAAATCTATAGCGGTACTACTATATGTGATTGCACTGGTAATAATAGTTTTTAACATTTTATTTCGATTTCCTCCAAATAACATTCAAATCTACATTTGAATGTTATTTTGGAATATTTGCATCTAAATGTCAAGATATCTTTATTTTTTTCTTTAAAAAGTAAAAAGATCATGGTCTACATGACCATGATCTTTATCATTACATTATTCCGCTCTTAAAACCGTGTGCAAAAATTGCACTTTAATAATTTAACTGCGTGCACTTAGTGTGCATCATTTTTCTTTACGTAAAAAAATTAGCCTTAACTTATCTTCATAAAACGTTGATAAATCAAAGCTAATCAATCTAAATGAATCTTTATAATGCTGACTAGAGGATTCGAACCTCCGACCTCATCATTACTAGTGACGTGCTCTGCCAACTGAGCTAAGTCAGCAACTCTTTGTTGTCTCATCAACAACAGTATTTATTAAACCATATAGATGGAGGTTGCGCAACCCTTTTTTGCAAAAAAATCGAAAAATTTTTCAAAATTAGTATTTTTCCCGTATTTAATTATTCGAGTGATTTTCATTTTTATGAATACACTAGTAAAATAATATCATTAACTATGAAAGGATGACTTTATGGCAGGAACTCTTGATTATTTACGTTGGCGCGGAGATTTGACATTTAAAGAGAAGCCATTCAATAGTGTAGATGCATCACTCTTCGCCTCATTTATCTATCTCCCTGTAGATAAATCAGCTAAAGGACACACTCTAAACGAAGTAGCAGAAAAACTTCGCGTTCTTCCTTCTTTTCAAGTACAAATGCATGATGAAACTGGCGCTCAAGTATTACTTCTTCCAAAAAGTCCACGTTTAGGTAATATTGAAATATTGAATTGGACTAATAGGCTGGAAAAAGACCCATATCCACTTCAATTTACCGCTGCAACTTTTCGGTTAGATGCAACAACTATTTTAATTGTCTATCGCGGTACCGACAGCTCAATCATCGGTTGGAACGAAGATATGAATATGAACTATATGCCTAAGGTTTATGGACAAGACGTTGCTGCTAACTATCTTAAAGAAATTGCCGCAAAATATCCTGATGATAAGATCTACTTAGCTGGTCACTCAAAAGGTGGTAATTACGCAGAATATGCCTTAAGTGTAGCAGAACCAGCATTGCAGGATCGTGTTATTAAAGCTTTTAGTTTTGATGGTCCTGGCTTTTTCCATCAAGTTTGGCGTTCACCGGGCTTTGTTAGAGCTCTTCCAAAAATGAAAACTTATCTACCTGAGGCTTCAATTATCGGTACCATGCTAGATCACCCTGAACGAGTTATTATTGTCAAAAGCAATGCTCCCATGATTCAACAGCATGACCCCCGTAGATGGAGCGTGGGGCGTGATAGTTTCGTACTAGCCGAAGGGCTCACCTCTGGTTCAAGATCATTAAGACATTCTCTCATAGATTTCAACCATACTATTCCAGATAAACAACGTGGGGAATTATGGGATACACTTTTTCAAACATTTAACGAACTAAATATTACTGATGTCTTCCAAATTACTGCCAACAAATTATTAGGTACTGTTAGATTTAGCCGTGTAATTATGGCTTTAACTCCTGAAACACGTAAATATGTTTTACATATGATTGGGGAAATTCTTAACGCAATTCGCGGCAATATCAGTTTGCCATTTAATGAAACTGATTTTGCTTTATATCCTAAGAGTAATGATTCTAACAAAGCTCCTATTTTCTTTGAATTTTACGATAAAACTGTTCCAAGCCTTTTGCCTGAAGAAATTAAACAGCGTTTTAAAGATGATAAAGAGCGTGAACGAGAAAATAAATAGTTTCACATGAAACAAAACGCATGCCCATAGGTATGCGTTTTATTATTTATTATGCATGTTTTCGATTAAACATTCCCGTAACAAACGAGATTGCTAATACCAAGATAACTGCCCCTAGTACCGACGGCACTATTGCCATCCCAGCCATTTGCGGTCCCCAGGAGCCAAAGATTGCTTGGCCTAGCGTTGAGCCAACAAGTCCTGCTATGATATTAGCAAGAAAGCCCATTGAACCACCCCTACCAGTTATGACACCGGCAAGCAGTCCTATTATAGCTCCGACAATTAAAACCCAAATCCAATAAATCATAGGATCACCATATTTCTAACTAAGTTTATATTTTTCCAAGTGATGATTCTATTACCTATCATTTATTTGATGATCAGATTCTATATCATCTTTTACTTCTTTAGCTTTAGCCTTTATTTTACCTTTTGTCTTTTGAGCCTTTCCTTCTGCTTCGCGAGACTTGTCTCCAGTAATTTTACCTTCAACTTCTTTAGCCTTACCAATTATCTTGTCTTTTAAGCCACTATCCATATTACTCATAAGCGGCTCCTTTCATTAATAACGTGATACGTTGTAAAGTTAATACTACGCTGATATACCCTTAATTACGTCAAAAAAGACTCAGCTTATGTCTTTCTTAACATGCTGAGCCTTTTTATTGCTTATTTAAGTAAATCGTGTGTTTTTATTTGAGTAAATTCTTAGCAAGTTCAAAATCACCAAGAGTTGCAGAACCATTGTCTGCAACCGCTGGAGAAACAATTAATTCATCCAAATCAGGTGTAGCAACATAATTGTCATTAAATTCATCAAAGAATTTTCTCACTTTAACAAGATCATCTTCGTTTAGTACTGAACCGCCCACAATCATTACATCTGGACGTGCAGTCATATAAACGTTGTAGAGCATTTGTGCAATGTAGTATGCGGAGTAAGTGAACACTTCATTATCACGTGAAAGCTTTTCACCCGGGATACCAGTTCTGCCCTCAAGACTTGGACCAGCTGCCATACCTTCAACACATGCATCATTATGGAATGGACAAAAACCCTTGTAATCATCACCAGGATAACGACGAACAAGCATGTGACCCATTTCTGGGTGGTTATTCAAGCCAAGTAACTTACCCGCTTGAACGATACCAGCCCCAACACCAGTACCAACAGTTGCATAGAAGTAACTCTTAGAATCATCGCGGCCACGTGCAACATATTCACCATAACAAGATGCATTAACATCAGTAGTCATTACAACTGGAATACCA contains these protein-coding regions:
- a CDS encoding AbrB/MazE/SpoVT family DNA-binding domain-containing protein, which codes for MDDVLYKKVVKNGSSLAINIPVKEVQKQNIKAGDIVEVKIKKAHQVKQEDMHEIDGLISDYWDMLEYLKDK
- a CDS encoding phage integrase SAM-like domain-containing protein, which produces MIKKILKGKYKGLWLVRIQPMINGKRKSVTRRADSKLEAQKLEIDLKVKYASYKNGLPSITDESKLLIEYTKFVEKKAQSITATTNRSWKYSLTLLNEYLEQEKKIDIQLRDVDQHFFNDFGHWYLKNHPKASVKKSTVIDVTLAHFRTFFTFLLDKAVLSVNPIPRGYLKLFFKQSDFSTGRKWHLFSKDEISALREELLKEYKGATVANSVSRLALIVDTYLGLRPEELQVLKFDQLVEYEGSYTFKIDDSWSEKEKSLMVL
- a CDS encoding helix-turn-helix transcriptional regulator, with product MIKYLTGKELCEALGISTTLLYKFRKAGMPYHQLPGGRPFYLIDQVVDWLKNAGYHQEKVWTK
- a CDS encoding Rep family protein is translated as MKKAVRARQFMYTQDIEHLPFKQEDLKELLEKSNAEQWAYILHDKDVNEKGEPIRPHFHVILKFKDAKTISRIAKLFNDQQQYVEVWHNTINNGYSYLIHETTNAKNKHHYDPSEVVASFDFVTRIKQIREKVNKPSRHDIENFIDDYSNEQLTKEELQEKIGVLEMAKHKTLLDHIEDILAYKKHQRFLKDFKGQKCTTYWIWGSSGIGKTKLVREVLEELHPNNFIILGSQRDHFQEYKGQEFIVINDLRPNDYDYGQLLTLLDPWEIDKMAPARYHDRYLNARSIYITTPYDPLSFYFECNISNQVVDSF
- a CDS encoding cell division protein; translated protein: MSSNETARYITQCLNMSLDLSGETSYTNSFKVKVLKNGFLFIPHLPASYIIDNDLYQRIYKIANSALYPLKSLLKQSTMYLVATNEEDFGNQRAFYYPWTGISRRLTITDMNAYLASNPNKDIEIMQGVSIDYDKVTSILIAGNSGSGKFYTLTYLLTVLYLKDISDLYIIDPKCDVPARWAHVYGLEDRTIFPTEEMSNSDFVNQCNELLANVVKEIYVRQRILYIDPHHHFKHLTVCIDEVLALTDGLPKKIKDTFFSLLSQISLLGRATKVHLLLISQRFSNDAIPIAVREQANVCLQLGNINKKTTQFLFDIDPDGILIPTGKGTGLFQITDNTHPFQVLPLLTPTYNIKGGIL
- a CDS encoding ArsR/SmtB family transcription factor; translation: MDVLDKADITCDQTLVETDKVIKVSDFLDKPNIKKYFYALSKISDEKKLKIVFSLIAQESLCVCDIAYILDCSIATASHHLRKLYDENILGREKRGKMAYYFIKDDDLKELFAQLNK
- a CDS encoding CadD family cadmium resistance transporter, whose translation is MLKTIITSAITYSSTAIDLLIILMLFFAKIKDKKGIRDIYIGQFLGSDVLILVSLFFAFILHYVPDKRLLGLLGIIPIFLGLKALIFGDSDGEKMANKELNNNNNKMNLIKTLMFITIVSCGADNIGLFVPYFISLTPLNLVITLIVFLIMIFLLVFVAQKLANVPTIGEVLEKYSRWFIGFVYIFIGGSVLIENGSIQFIINLFK
- a CDS encoding DUF2974 domain-containing protein, which translates into the protein MAGTLDYLRWRGDLTFKEKPFNSVDASLFASFIYLPVDKSAKGHTLNEVAEKLRVLPSFQVQMHDETGAQVLLLPKSPRLGNIEILNWTNRLEKDPYPLQFTAATFRLDATTILIVYRGTDSSIIGWNEDMNMNYMPKVYGQDVAANYLKEIAAKYPDDKIYLAGHSKGGNYAEYALSVAEPALQDRVIKAFSFDGPGFFHQVWRSPGFVRALPKMKTYLPEASIIGTMLDHPERVIIVKSNAPMIQQHDPRRWSVGRDSFVLAEGLTSGSRSLRHSLIDFNHTIPDKQRGELWDTLFQTFNELNITDVFQITANKLLGTVRFSRVIMALTPETRKYVLHMIGEILNAIRGNISLPFNETDFALYPKSNDSNKAPIFFEFYDKTVPSLLPEEIKQRFKDDKERERENK
- a CDS encoding GlsB/YeaQ/YmgE family stress response membrane protein; translated protein: MIYWIWVLIVGAIIGLLAGVITGRGGSMGFLANIIAGLVGSTLGQAIFGSWGPQMAGMAIVPSVLGAVILVLAISFVTGMFNRKHA
- a CDS encoding CsbD family protein; protein product: MSNMDSGLKDKIIGKAKEVEGKITGDKSREAEGKAQKTKGKIKAKAKEVKDDIESDHQINDR
- a CDS encoding ROK family protein produces the protein MAEKKYVGSIEAGGTKFIVAVQDVETGKEVARDRIPTTTNKETLEKTAEFFKKHPVDALGIGTFGPIDINPKSRTYGYILDTPKPGWSGTNVKGFFEKELGIPVVMTTDVNASCYGEYVARGRDDSKSYFYATVGTGVGAGIVQAGKLLGLNNHPEMGHMLVRRYPGDDYKGFCPFHNDACVEGMAAGPSLEGRTGIPGEKLSRDNEVFTYSAYYIAQMLYNVYMTARPDVMIVGGSVLNEDDLVKVRKFFDEFNDNYVATPDLDELIVSPAVADNGSATLGDFELAKNLLK